The following is a genomic window from Rhizobium sp. 11515TR.
GAGCCGCACCCAATAGCGGGCTGCCGGCGCGATGATCGCGTCGTTGAAATCGTAGCGGGCGCTGTGCAGCGGCGCGCTATCGCCATTGCCGACGAAGAGGTAGCTCCCGGGCTTGGCCTGCAGCAGGAAGGCAAAGTCTTCGCTCGCCGTCCGCGGCCGGAAATCCGCCTCGACGGCCGCACTTCCAAGCGCCTGCAAGGCGACATTCCTGGCGAATTCTGTCTCTTCGGCATGATTGACGAGTGCGGGAAAACCGAGACGGTAATCGACTTCGGCCGCAGCGCCGAAGCTTTCCGCCTGCGCACGCGCGAGTGCGGGAATCCGCTCCTGCAATCTGGCCCGGACGGTCTTATTGTAGGCGCGCATGGTCAGCTTCATCTCCACGCTTTCCGGGATGACGTTCGAAGCCGAACCGGCATGAATGGAACCGACCGTCGCGACCGCCATCTCCTGAGGATCGATATTGCGCGAGACGACGCTTTGCAGGGCCGTGATGAACGAGGCTGAAGCCAGCACCGGATCGACTGCACGATGCGGCTCTGCGCCATGCCCGCCCTTTCCGACGATCGTGATGACCGCCTTATCGACGGAGGCCATCGCGGGGCCGGCTACGAAACCGAACTGCCCCGACGGCACGCCGGGCCAATTGTGCAGCCCGAAGACCGCATCGACCGGAAACCGATCAAAAAGCCCTTCGGACAACATCTTACGCGCGCCGGCTCCAATCTCCTCGGCCGGCTGGAATATCAGCCGCAGCGTGCCGCTGAAATTGCCGCTTTCTGCGAGGTAACGAGCAGCAGCGAGCAGGATCGAAGTATGTCCGTCGTGGCCGCAGGCGTGCATGACGCCTGGATTGGCGCTCTCATAATCAAGTCCAGTCGCTTCCTCGATCGGCAGCGCATCCATGTCGGCGCGGATGCCGATACTGCGGTTGCCATTGCCTCGTCTCAGAGTCGCGACCACGCCTGTCCCGGCTATGCCGGTCGCGACTTCATAGCCCCAATCGGCAAGCAGCGAGGCCACTTTCTTGGCGGTGCGATGCTCCTGAAAAGCGAGTTCGGGATATTGATGCAGGTCGTGCCTGAGCGCGACGATCTCATCGAGATAGGCGGCAATCCCTGTCTCGATTGGATCGGTAATCGAAGCGGTCTTGATGATGGCGTTCATGGTGATCGTCCCGGCTCAGGCGCCTACGGCCTTTGCGGGCGCGATGTTTGAATCCTCTGCCGCATAACGGCTTTCGCGATATGGGAGCCCGAGATGATCGCGGAGCGTCTCGCCTTTCAAAGCGGGATCGAAATAGCCGCGCTCGGTCAGAATCGGCAGGACATGCCTGGAGAAATCGTCGAAGCCTTCACCGATGACGGGGAAGCCGAGGATGAAGCCGTCGGCGCCCTCTTCGTCCACCCAGCGGATGATCTCATTGGCGATGTGCTCGGCGGTGCCGATGAAGGAGGTTCGCGGCGTGGCAGCATCGAGCGCCACTTCGCGCAAGGTAAGCTCCTTCTCCCGCGCGGTCTTCTTGATGCGGTCGGTCGTGGCGCGGAAATTGTTGCGGCCGATATCGCCGAGATCGGGGAAAGGCTCGTCCAGGGGATAGGCGCTGAAATCATGATGATCGAAGAAGCGGCCGAGATAGGCCAGTGCCTCTTCGATGGTGACGAGGTTGCGGATCGCCTGGTACTTGGCCTCCGCCTCCTCCTGCGTTGCGCCGACGATCGGCCCTATGCCGGGAAAGATGCCCACATCGGCCGCACTGCGGCCATGCGC
Proteins encoded in this region:
- a CDS encoding M20 aminoacylase family protein; the protein is MNAIIKTASITDPIETGIAAYLDEIVALRHDLHQYPELAFQEHRTAKKVASLLADWGYEVATGIAGTGVVATLRRGNGNRSIGIRADMDALPIEEATGLDYESANPGVMHACGHDGHTSILLAAARYLAESGNFSGTLRLIFQPAEEIGAGARKMLSEGLFDRFPVDAVFGLHNWPGVPSGQFGFVAGPAMASVDKAVITIVGKGGHGAEPHRAVDPVLASASFITALQSVVSRNIDPQEMAVATVGSIHAGSASNVIPESVEMKLTMRAYNKTVRARLQERIPALARAQAESFGAAAEVDYRLGFPALVNHAEETEFARNVALQALGSAAVEADFRPRTASEDFAFLLQAKPGSYLFVGNGDSAPLHSARYDFNDAIIAPAARYWVRLAEAFLANDNG